The Lynx canadensis isolate LIC74 chromosome D1, mLynCan4.pri.v2, whole genome shotgun sequence genome has a segment encoding these proteins:
- the TMEM86A gene encoding lysoplasmalogenase-like protein TMEM86A, whose protein sequence is MVSPVTVVKSEGPKLVPFFKATCVYFVLWLPSSSPSWVSALIKCLPIFCLWLFLLAHGLGFLLTHPSATRIFVGLVFSALGDAFLIWQDQGYFVHGLLMFAVTHMLYASAFGMRPLALRTGLVMAVLSGLCYALLYPGLSGAFTYLVGVYVALISFMGWRAMAGLRLVGAAWRWTELAAGSGALLFIISDLTIALNKFCFPVPYSRALIMSTYYAAQMLIALSAVESREPVEDYRLSKAN, encoded by the exons atggTGTCCCCAGTCACTGTG GTGAAGAGTGAGGGACCCAAGCTGGTGCCCTTCTTCAAGGCCACCTGCGTGTATTTTGTGCTCTGGCTGCCCTCGTCCAGCCCATCGTGGGTCAGCGCCCTCATCAAGTGCCTGCCCATCTTCTGCCTCTGGCTCTTCCTTCTGGCCCATGGCCTAGGATTCCTGCTGACCCACCCCAGTGCCACCCGCATCTTTGTGGGGCTCGTCTTCTCCGCTCTTGGTGATGCCTTCCTCATCTGGCAAGACCAGGGCTACTTTGTGCACG GTCTGCTGATGTTTGCTGTGACCCACATGCTCTACGCCTCGGCCTTTGGCATGCGGCCACTGGCTCTTCGGACAGGTCTGGTGATGGCAGTGCTGTCGGGCCTGTGCTATGCTCTTCTCTACCCAGGCCTCTCAGGTGCCTTCACCTACCTGGTGGGGGTCTATGTGGCCCTTATCAGTTTCATGGGCTGGCGGGCTATGGCAGGACTACGGCTGGTTGGGGCAGCCTGGCGCTGGACTGAGCTGGCAGCAGGCAGTGGTGCACTGCTCTTTATCATCTCAGACCTGACCATCGCCCTCAACAAGTTCTGCTTCCCTGTGCCCTACTCGCGGGCACTCATCATGTCCACCTACTATGCTGCCCAGATGCTCATCGCCTTGTCAGCTGTTGAGAGCCGGGAGCCAGTGGAAGACTACAGACTGAGCAAGGCCAATTGA